In Ascaphus truei isolate aAscTru1 chromosome 7, aAscTru1.hap1, whole genome shotgun sequence, one genomic interval encodes:
- the LOC142498500 gene encoding extracellular calcium-sensing receptor-like has protein sequence MVFATMEINNMPDFLPNVTLGFKIYDSCYNEVRSLLGTMWILSGKKDFVPNFNCHGKFMPSALVGDLLSKASMPIANMLGLYRYPQVSYGSVHPLLSDKIQFPSFLRTVSNDNNAVFAIARLMIYFNWTWVGVITSDNDLGRSGSQLLIKEIERNGGCIAFMEILPIYSSMESVFRTLEVVKKSRATAIVVYSTMENLIPLMEEASFHNITDKVWVGSGSWSISSDFLRKDILKTLNGSLGVAIQSGKIPGFKEFLHSIHPSKFLDDIFMKTFWENAFGCIWPAEETNNYTSTKPEEGTPQCTGKERLDSIDPSVYDVNNFRYTYKTHNAVFALAHALHQMSICVPGQGPFKNGSCADIYNHQPWQLLHYVKKVKFNNTAGETIFFDENGDAPMYVDILNWQLFPNGSSRYVHIGSYDARSPKGHELQIDQSRILWNEGQIQSPLSVCSAPCPKGHRRATRQGQKICCFDCLPCSEGEILNPADNSECLKCPEDKWPNVIKQGCVLKPSQFLSYEDFLGASLAGISIILCLLTVSVLCLFIIKRKTPIVKANNRELSYLLLISLIICFLCSLVFIGRPTLTTCMLRQVVFGVIFSVCLSVILAKTITVILVFSATNPDSRIRKLVGYSIPIYIVPSCTMIQIILCSVWLASSPPFAELNMAAEIGTIIIECNEGSKVLFSCVLGYMGLLASISLLVAFLARKLPDTFNEAKFITFSMLVFASVWVTFIPAYLSTKGKHMVAVEVFAILSSSSGLLVCIFFPKCYIIIIQPQMNSKKYITGRSSNKRGL, from the exons ATGGTATTTGCCACCATGGAGATTAACAACATGCCGGATTTCCTGCCCAATGTCACCCTGGGGTTCAAAATCTATGATTCCTGTTACAATGAAGTGAGGTCATTATTGGGGACAATGTGGATTTTATCAGGAAAGAAGGACTTTGTGCCAAACTTTAATTGCCATGGAAAATTCATGCCATCTGCTCTGGTTGGAGACCTGTTATCAAAGGCCTCAATGCCTATAGCCAATATGCTGGGACTCTACAGGTATCCTCAG GTCAGCTATGGCTCAGTTCACCCGCTTCTCAGTGATAAAATACAGTTCCCATCCTTCCTCCGGACAGTCTCCAATGACAACAATGCCGTTTTTGCTATTGCTCGGTTGATGATTTACTTCAACTGGACATGGGTCGGTGTCATCACCTCAGACAATGATCTGGGAAGGTCAGGTAGTCAGCTGCTAATCAAAGAGATTGAACGGAATGGTGGTTGCATTGCATTCATGGAGATTCTTCCTATCTACAGCTCCATGGAGTCTGTCTTCAGAACTTTAGAAGTCGTTAAAAAATCAAGAGCCACAGCGATTGTTGTGTATTCCACAATGGAGAACCTCATTCCTTTAATGGAAGAGGCTTCCTTTCATAATATTACTGACAAAGTGTGGGTTGGCAGTGGCAGCTGGTCCATTTCTTCAGATTTTCTCAGaaaagacattttaaaaaccTTAAATGGTAGCCTGGGGGTCGCTATTCAGAGCGGGAAGATTCCAGGCTTCAAGGAATTTCTTCACAGCATCCATCCTTCCAAGTTTTTAGATGACATCTTCATGAAGACATTTTGGGAGAATGCTTTTGGCTGTATTTGGCCAGCTGAGGAGACCAATAATTATACATCTACAAAACCTGAGGAAGGAACCCCTCAGTGCACCGGCAAGGAGAGGCTGGACAGTATTGATCCATCTGTGTATGATGTCAACAACTTCAGATACACATACAAAACTCACAACGCAGTTTTTGCATTGGCTCATGCTTTGCACCAGATGAGCATCTGTGTGCCAGGTCAAGGACCATTCAAAAACGGATCTTGTGCAGATATTTACAATCATCAACCTTGGCAG CTGCTTCATTACGTCAAAAAAGTAAAGTTCAACAACACTGCTGGGGAGACGATATTTTTTGATGAGAATGGTGATGCTCCCATGTATGTGGACATCTTGAACTGGCAGCTCTTCCCTAATGGAAGCAGTCGATATGTCCACATTGGCAGCTATGATGCCCGCTCTCCGAAAGGCCACGAACTGCAGATTGACCAAAGCAGAATCTTATGGAATGAAGGACAGATTCAA TCTCCTTTATCAGTCTGCAGTGCCCCATGCCCAAAAGGCCACAGAAGAGCCACACGCCAAGGGCAAAAGATCTGCTGTTTTGATTGTTTACCATGCTCCGAAGGGGAGATCCTCAACCCTGCTG ATAACAGTGAATGCCTCAAGTGCCCAGAAGATAAATGGCCTAATGTCATAAAACAGGGATGTGTTCTGAAACCCAGCCAGTTCCTCTCCTATGAAGACTTTTTAGGAGCCTCTTTGGCTGGTATTTCAATCATTTTGTGTTTGCTGACAGTTTCTGTGCTCTGCTTGTTCATAATAAAGCGCAAGACTCCCATAGTAAAGGCCAATAACAGAGAGCTAAGctacctcctcctcatctccctcATTATCTGCTTCCTCTGCTCCTTGGTATTCATTGGTCGACCGACCCTGACGACCTGCATGCTTCGCCAGGTGGTGTTTGGGGTCATATTCTCTGTTTGCCTTTCCGTGATACTGGCCAAAACTATCACTGTCATCCTGGTGTTCAGTGCTACCAATCCGGACAGCAGGATAAGAAAGCTGGTGGGATACAGTATTCCCATTTATATTGTTCCGTCCTGTACAATGATTCAGATAATCTTGTGCTCTGTCTGGCTGGCAAGTTCTCCCCCATTTGCAGAACTCAATATGGCAGCAGAGATTGGAACCATAATTATTGAATGCAACGAGGGATCCAAAGTGTTATTTTCATGCGTCTTGGGCTATATGGGTCTCTTAGCCTCGATTAGCCTCCTAGTGGCATTTCTAGCCAGGAAGCTCCCTGACACCTTTAATGAAGCCAAGTTTATCACTTTCAGCATGCTGGTTTTTGCCAGTGTTTGGGTGACATTTATCCCAGCTTATCTCAGCACCAAAGGCAAACACATGGTGGCTGTGGAGGTTTTTGCCATCTTATCTTCAAGCTCCGGGCTCCTTGTTTGTATATTTTTCCCAAAATGCTACATCATTATAATTCAGCCTCAGATGAACAGTAAAAAGTATATAACAGGGAGAAGCAGCAATAAGAGAGGATTGTGA